The following are encoded together in the Candidatus Omnitrophota bacterium genome:
- a CDS encoding glycosyltransferase family 2 protein: MKTAYRICVIIPTYNEEKVIARLLKRITYPGISVLVIDDGSTDNTYQLAMQAGVTVLHNEVNQGKGASLIKGFEYALNGNFDAVITMDGDGQHLPEEIPHFVKALEHNYDLIIGNRLINRKNMPLIRLATNRFMSWLLSLIARQKIPDTQCGFRLIKKRLLEKISFSTKKYETESEIIIKAARLGFKIGSIPVTTVYSGEKSNINPFIDTVRFIKFIWRELWIGKN; the protein is encoded by the coding sequence ATGAAGACCGCTTATAGGATTTGTGTAATCATACCTACATATAACGAGGAAAAGGTTATTGCCAGACTATTAAAAAGAATAACCTATCCCGGGATAAGCGTGTTAGTAATAGATGACGGCTCAACCGATAATACCTACCAGCTGGCAATGCAGGCAGGCGTAACTGTCTTGCACAATGAAGTAAACCAGGGGAAAGGCGCTTCGCTGATTAAAGGGTTTGAATATGCCCTAAACGGCAATTTCGATGCCGTGATAACCATGGACGGCGACGGCCAACACCTTCCGGAAGAAATTCCACATTTTGTCAAAGCTTTGGAACATAACTACGACTTGATCATCGGCAACAGGCTGATCAACAGGAAGAATATGCCTCTTATCAGATTAGCCACAAACAGGTTTATGTCATGGCTTCTTTCGCTGATAGCAAGGCAGAAAATACCTGATACGCAATGCGGTTTCAGGCTGATAAAGAAAAGGTTGTTGGAAAAAATATCTTTTAGTACAAAGAAATACGAAACTGAGTCGGAGATTATAATAAAGGCGGCGCGTTTAGGTTTTAAAATCGGCTCAATACCGGTAACTACTGTTTATTCGGGAGAAAAAAGCAATATTAACCCTTTTATTGACACGGTCAGGTTTATTAAATTTATCTGGAGAGAGTTATGGATTGGGAAAAATTAA
- the rpsU gene encoding 30S ribosomal protein S21 — translation MSQVEIRKDESFESALRRFKKKIEQEGILREVRDRKHYEKPSERKRKKSKVRR, via the coding sequence ATGTCACAAGTTGAGATCAGAAAAGATGAATCGTTTGAGTCAGCCCTTCGCCGTTTCAAGAAGAAGATCGAGCAAGAAGGCATTCTAAGGGAGGTAAGAGACCGGAAACACTACGAAAAACCCAGTGAACGTAAAAGAAAGAAATCCAAGGTCAGAAGATAG
- a CDS encoding TonB-dependent receptor: protein MKKTLVLSAALIFFGTNSFADNIDLDKIVVTPLRNEQSIKGTTQAVTVFTRRDIEESKQTNIKDFIKETAGLDIVQTGSFGGPVSVFLRGTNSNHTKIMIDNVRMYDPIATNGAFDFANLSLDNVERIEIVRGAQSTLYGSDAIGGVINIITRKGKGKPQSSFSASYGTYDTLKEAFDSSGRINDFSYSAGIMHYKSHGISSLKNTSENDPYENLNLSLRLDYDINKDNSIGTSFRLSDSRHEYDNSIGLKDDPDMLAKERQLMVTTFINNNITDIWKQKLQLSFMQNYRTDSNDKDAMFPDDYLRDWYLGENQQIDWQHTLTPVDFDTITFGLDWQREKGNYYYYTDYLGGSSETHFPKVISRNRGYYLQNSFNLNDKFVLNTGLRFDNHSYFGTKETYKIDSAYTFCSKTKLKGMWATAFKAPTLYQLHALSDPWFGGGNPNLQPEESQSYEVGLEQPAFNDKLNLGFSYFRTHIKNLIDAKYNPATFTTAQYSNIGKARIYGFEADASYRPFKSLKLVTGYTWQDTEDKATGDELLRRPKNKVYFKVDFEPTDKLEMNIISQYTGHRPDSGNRLLKSYTKLDFILNYEIFSGKELFFRVDNITDENYEEVKNYAEPGRTVMGGVKITF from the coding sequence ATGAAAAAAACATTGGTTTTATCAGCCGCTTTGATTTTTTTCGGCACAAACAGTTTTGCCGATAATATTGACCTTGATAAAATCGTAGTTACGCCTTTAAGGAACGAGCAGAGCATTAAAGGCACAACGCAGGCAGTCACTGTATTTACCCGCAGGGATATAGAAGAAAGCAAACAGACAAATATAAAAGATTTCATAAAAGAAACCGCAGGATTAGATATAGTGCAAACCGGAAGTTTCGGCGGCCCGGTTTCAGTATTCTTAAGGGGGACTAACTCAAATCACACAAAAATAATGATTGATAATGTGAGGATGTACGACCCGATTGCTACAAACGGGGCTTTTGACTTTGCCAACCTTAGCCTTGATAACGTTGAGAGGATAGAAATAGTCCGCGGAGCGCAAAGCACCCTTTACGGCTCGGACGCAATAGGAGGAGTAATAAATATAATAACCAGGAAAGGTAAAGGAAAGCCACAGAGCAGCTTTTCGGCTTCTTACGGCACTTATGATACCTTAAAAGAAGCATTTGATTCTTCAGGAAGGATCAATGATTTTTCTTATAGCGCAGGCATAATGCACTATAAAAGTCACGGCATATCCAGCCTTAAAAATACCTCGGAGAACGATCCGTATGAAAACCTGAATCTTTCTTTAAGGTTAGATTACGATATAAATAAGGATAATTCTATCGGCACAAGTTTCAGGCTCTCTGACTCAAGACATGAATATGATAACTCCATCGGGCTTAAAGACGACCCGGATATGCTTGCCAAGGAAAGGCAGTTGATGGTAACGACATTTATAAATAATAATATTACGGATATCTGGAAGCAAAAACTTCAGCTTTCATTTATGCAAAATTACCGCACGGATTCAAATGATAAGGATGCCATGTTCCCGGATGATTACCTTAGGGACTGGTATCTCGGTGAAAACCAGCAAATTGACTGGCAGCACACCTTAACGCCTGTTGACTTTGATACGATAACTTTCGGCCTTGACTGGCAGAGGGAAAAAGGGAATTATTATTACTATACTGATTACCTCGGCGGATCATCCGAAACTCACTTTCCTAAAGTTATAAGCAGGAACCGTGGTTATTATCTTCAAAACTCGTTTAACTTAAATGATAAATTTGTGTTAAATACCGGGCTAAGATTTGATAATCACTCCTATTTCGGAACAAAGGAAACCTATAAAATCGACTCTGCTTATACCTTTTGCTCAAAAACAAAGTTAAAAGGCATGTGGGCAACCGCATTCAAAGCTCCGACACTTTACCAGCTTCATGCTCTAAGCGACCCGTGGTTTGGGGGCGGCAATCCTAATCTTCAGCCTGAAGAGAGCCAGTCTTATGAAGTGGGTTTAGAACAGCCGGCGTTTAATGATAAATTGAATCTTGGATTCTCTTATTTCAGGACGCACATTAAGAACCTTATCGATGCAAAATATAACCCTGCGACATTTACCACAGCCCAATACTCTAATATCGGCAAAGCAAGGATATATGGTTTCGAAGCGGACGCCTCTTACAGGCCTTTTAAATCATTAAAGCTCGTCACCGGATACACCTGGCAGGACACTGAAGATAAAGCGACAGGGGATGAACTTTTAAGGAGGCCAAAAAACAAGGTGTATTTTAAGGTTGATTTTGAGCCTACCGATAAATTAGAAATGAATATAATCTCTCAATATACCGGCCACAGGCCGGATTCAGGCAACAGGCTGCTTAAATCCTATACCAAGCTTGATTTTATTTTGAACTATGAAATCTTTTCAGGCAAAGAATTGTTCTTCAGGGTTGATAATATTACTGACGAAAATTACGAAGAAGTAAAAAATTACGCCGAACCAGGGCGGACAGTAATGGGAGGAGTGAAAATCACCTTCTAA
- a CDS encoding cobalamin-binding protein has product MKRLGLLTLILSFIFSFCNAEGIRIISLSPATTEILFSLGLGNNIIANTIWCDYPEQAKQIKKIGTFSEPNIEMIVSMKPDIVFATGLEQAPVVNKLRAMDIKVFVSDPENFQELFNSVIEIGRLTGKQSEAKNLVDKLKEKLDFIGKKTQNIPDEKKPKVFVEIWGEPLMTAGKGSIIDELIGIAGGLNIAHDTPKPYSRFSSEVVIDRDPDFIILGYMAGSNTKYDISKRIGWKNIKAVKNNHIIMDMTPEMILRPGPRMVEGAEFLHSKFYDER; this is encoded by the coding sequence ATGAAGCGCCTTGGCCTATTAACATTAATATTGTCGTTCATTTTTTCATTCTGCAATGCCGAAGGCATAAGGATAATCTCTCTTTCTCCGGCAACTACGGAAATACTCTTCAGCCTTGGTTTAGGAAACAATATTATCGCCAATACGATTTGGTGCGATTACCCTGAACAGGCAAAACAGATTAAGAAGATAGGCACTTTTTCAGAACCCAACATAGAGATGATAGTGTCCATGAAACCGGATATTGTTTTTGCCACGGGTTTAGAGCAGGCGCCTGTGGTGAATAAATTACGGGCAATGGATATCAAAGTGTTTGTCAGTGACCCTGAAAATTTTCAAGAGTTGTTTAACTCAGTCATAGAGATAGGCAGGCTCACCGGAAAACAAAGCGAAGCAAAGAATCTTGTAGATAAGCTTAAAGAAAAACTGGACTTCATAGGGAAAAAAACTCAAAACATCCCTGATGAAAAGAAACCGAAAGTCTTTGTTGAGATATGGGGAGAGCCGTTAATGACAGCAGGAAAAGGCTCTATCATTGATGAGCTGATCGGGATTGCGGGAGGTTTGAATATCGCTCATGATACCCCAAAGCCATATTCCAGGTTTTCTTCAGAGGTTGTCATCGACCGTGACCCTGATTTTATAATATTAGGGTATATGGCGGGCAGTAATACTAAATATGATATTTCTAAAAGGATCGGCTGGAAGAATATAAAAGCAGTAAAAAACAACCATATCATAATGGATATGACCCCGGAAATGATTTTACGCCCGGGTCCAAGAATGGTAGAAGGCGCGGAATTCCTTCATAGTAAATTCTACGATGAAAGATAA
- the amrB gene encoding AmmeMemoRadiSam system protein B, whose product MVSSIVRNPVVSGQFYPNSANEIKKQLNSFIAAPGQIYEAIGCLMPHAGYIYSGKVATLTAASMHIKETVFLLGPNHTGYGSPFSIMAKGSWKTPMGDVEIDDAISNKLLENCNLLTDDASAHMFEHSLEVELPILQFFNKNFKIIPITMSSDDINELKKVGEAIAGCIKSSGAEQKSLIIASSDLTHYEDIDSARKKDNIAIDSILKLDENGLMKNIKEYGISMCGYMPAITMISAAKLLNAKKTKLISYTTSAENSGDESSVVGYAGIVIY is encoded by the coding sequence ATGGTAAGCTCAATAGTTAGAAACCCGGTAGTCTCCGGCCAATTCTATCCGAATTCAGCAAATGAAATAAAGAAACAGCTTAATTCTTTTATAGCAGCTCCCGGGCAGATTTATGAAGCTATCGGATGCCTGATGCCTCACGCAGGCTATATTTATTCCGGGAAAGTCGCAACATTAACTGCTGCCAGTATGCACATAAAAGAAACTGTATTCCTGTTAGGCCCTAACCATACAGGCTACGGTAGCCCGTTCAGTATAATGGCTAAGGGGTCGTGGAAAACCCCTATGGGAGACGTTGAAATTGACGATGCTATTTCAAACAAACTCTTAGAGAACTGCAATCTGCTTACCGATGATGCATCAGCGCACATGTTCGAACACTCACTTGAAGTAGAGCTTCCGATACTGCAATTTTTTAATAAAAATTTCAAAATAATACCGATTACTATGTCTTCCGACGACATTAATGAGCTCAAGAAGGTAGGAGAGGCCATTGCAGGATGCATTAAATCATCCGGAGCCGAGCAAAAGTCATTAATAATCGCCAGTTCCGACCTCACTCATTACGAAGATATAGATTCTGCCCGGAAAAAAGACAATATTGCGATTGATTCCATATTAAAGTTGGATGAAAACGGCCTGATGAAGAACATAAAAGAATACGGTATAAGTATGTGCGGGTACATGCCGGCCATAACCATGATCTCCGCGGCAAAACTATTAAATGCGAAAAAAACAAAACTTATATCTTATACCACCAGCGCGGAAAATAGCGGTGACGAATCAAGCGTCGTAGGTTATGCGGGAATCGTTATATATTAG
- a CDS encoding iron ABC transporter permease, whose protein sequence is MKDKKSIFIGLLLSLLLLAAYLGLTNGAVKVGFNQLLANPEILKLRLSRILLALIAGSGLAVSGLIFQAILRNPLAEPYVLGVSSGAGLGAIIGLLLGVSLIFLPLIAFIGAATTMLIVYNLAKINGKISSQGLLLSGVITGAIFSSLLLFFISVSTNEGMHSITWWLLGSLQLFDFKLLYIVGVIVSCGIAISLYLARDLNAISLGEEEAHHLGINVNTIRKILFIIASIMTASIVCVCGIIGFIGLIIPHAIRFIFGSDHRTLIPVSAVSSAIFLIIADIISRVMLAPVEIPIGVITSVIGGPVFILLLRKKQKITL, encoded by the coding sequence ATGAAAGATAAAAAATCAATATTTATCGGCCTATTATTGTCATTACTGTTATTAGCGGCCTATCTTGGCTTAACCAACGGGGCAGTCAAAGTGGGCTTTAACCAGTTGCTCGCTAATCCTGAAATATTGAAATTAAGGTTATCAAGGATACTACTTGCGCTTATTGCAGGTTCGGGGCTAGCGGTGTCAGGTTTAATATTCCAGGCGATATTAAGAAACCCGCTGGCTGAGCCTTATGTTCTAGGCGTATCAAGCGGCGCAGGGCTGGGGGCTATAATAGGATTGTTGCTTGGAGTATCACTGATTTTCCTGCCTTTAATCGCTTTTATCGGAGCAGCAACCACCATGCTAATTGTTTATAACCTTGCTAAAATCAACGGTAAGATCTCTTCCCAGGGGCTGCTTTTATCCGGGGTGATTACAGGTGCTATTTTTTCAAGCCTGCTGCTGTTTTTTATTTCTGTCTCCACAAATGAGGGTATGCATAGCATAACCTGGTGGCTTTTGGGCAGCCTGCAGCTATTTGATTTCAAACTGCTTTATATTGTCGGAGTAATAGTATCTTGTGGTATTGCTATATCTTTATACCTTGCGCGCGACCTAAATGCCATAAGCCTTGGTGAAGAAGAGGCGCATCATCTCGGAATAAATGTAAACACAATAAGAAAGATATTATTTATAATAGCATCGATTATGACTGCAAGCATTGTATGCGTCTGCGGCATAATCGGCTTTATCGGCCTCATCATACCGCATGCAATCAGGTTCATATTCGGTTCAGACCACAGGACGCTGATACCGGTAAGCGCGGTTTCATCTGCTATATTTTTAATAATTGCCGATATAATAAGCAGGGTAATGCTTGCGCCGGTAGAGATTCCTATTGGCGTCATTACATCGGTCATCGGCGGGCCTGTTTTTATTTTATTGCTTAGGAAGAAACAGAAAATTACACTCTAA
- a CDS encoding ligand-binding protein SH3 — MTNEIKVLILAALPVSELRGAIPLGLSFNLPLIKVFWISIIGNLLPVIPLLLLLEPVSARLRKFALWKNFFDWLFERTKKKSELIQKYESIGLMLFVAVPLPMTGAWTGAIAASLFKIRFKYAFISIAAGVLIAGVIVSILCTLGISGYKILTK, encoded by the coding sequence ATGACTAATGAAATAAAAGTACTTATTTTAGCGGCTTTGCCGGTATCTGAATTAAGGGGAGCTATACCATTAGGGCTATCTTTTAATCTTCCCCTGATTAAAGTGTTCTGGATATCTATAATAGGAAACTTATTGCCTGTTATACCTCTACTGTTGCTATTAGAGCCTGTATCGGCAAGATTGCGTAAATTTGCGTTATGGAAGAATTTCTTTGACTGGCTCTTTGAGCGGACAAAAAAGAAGTCTGAACTTATACAGAAGTATGAATCCATCGGCCTCATGTTGTTTGTCGCCGTGCCGCTTCCTATGACAGGGGCATGGACAGGGGCAATCGCCGCATCTTTATTTAAGATAAGGTTTAAATACGCTTTTATCTCCATTGCCGCCGGGGTTTTAATAGCCGGCGTAATAGTCTCAATATTATGCACGCTTGGAATATCAGGATATAAAATTTTAACAAAATGA
- a CDS encoding sugar phosphate isomerase/epimerase, with protein sequence MSLVLSTSWNAFHHNNGRKILSEITQLGFKRVELSFNLTESIFKDILKETRNDRISVSSLHNYCPIPGILERKHALPDVFSIASTNESERLSAVKYTKLTIDAADEIRARAVVLHCGRVDMEDSTRSLINLHSINMQDTKEYRDLRDKAIKERESLHKPFLDNALKSLEELNAYAKSRNILLGVETRFYLREIPSLREVGIILDKFQGSNIYYWHDTGHAQVMENLGFIKHMDFLDLYGTKMLGIHLHDVNGCKDHLAPLKGNLDFKKIASYIKNDTIKVIEAHYPATKNEIIDAKEFLEVLLDGKLNS encoded by the coding sequence ATGTCCTTAGTTTTATCAACCTCGTGGAACGCCTTTCACCACAATAATGGAAGAAAGATCCTTTCAGAAATCACGCAGTTAGGTTTTAAGCGCGTTGAACTAAGCTTCAATTTAACAGAATCAATTTTTAAGGACATACTTAAAGAAACCAGGAATGACAGGATCTCCGTAAGCAGCCTGCATAATTACTGCCCAATACCAGGGATCCTTGAAAGAAAACACGCCCTGCCAGATGTATTTTCCATTGCTTCAACAAACGAGAGTGAAAGGCTCTCCGCTGTAAAATATACAAAACTTACTATCGATGCCGCTGACGAAATACGCGCAAGAGCCGTAGTCCTTCACTGCGGCAGGGTCGATATGGAGGATTCTACCAGGTCGCTTATAAACCTGCATTCCATCAACATGCAGGATACCAAAGAATATAGAGACCTCCGTGATAAAGCAATTAAAGAAAGAGAAAGCCTGCATAAACCTTTTCTTGACAACGCGCTAAAGAGCCTTGAAGAATTAAACGCTTATGCTAAATCAAGGAATATCCTGCTTGGGGTTGAAACAAGGTTCTATTTACGAGAGATACCCTCGCTAAGAGAGGTAGGGATAATTTTAGATAAATTCCAAGGGTCTAATATATATTACTGGCACGACACAGGGCATGCCCAAGTCATGGAAAACCTTGGTTTCATAAAACATATGGACTTCTTAGACCTTTACGGCACAAAGATGTTAGGTATTCATCTGCATGATGTAAACGGTTGCAAAGACCACCTTGCCCCGCTCAAGGGAAACCTTGATTTTAAGAAAATTGCTTCTTATATTAAGAATGATACGATCAAGGTGATTGAGGCTCACTATCCGGCTACTAAAAATGAAATTATAGATGCCAAAGAATTTTTAGAGGTCTTATTAGATGGTAAGCTCAATAGTTAG
- a CDS encoding protein-L-isoaspartate(D-aspartate) O-methyltransferase has translation MDWEKLRARMVEEQLINRGINNERVLDAFYKVARHEFVPDDVKDSAYADSPLPIGNDQTISQPYMVALMTSCLDLAGDEKILEIGTGSGYQAAILSQLAKEVFTVERIGVLAERATQVFKKLNIDNIKVKIDDGTLGWPENAPFDRIIITAAAPRVPLPLGEQLKEGGRLIIPIGDNFRQTLISFEKIYGALKSTEVCACVFVPLVGKYGMIKEDRFSC, from the coding sequence ATGGATTGGGAAAAATTAAGGGCCAGGATGGTTGAAGAGCAGCTTATAAACCGCGGGATAAATAATGAGCGGGTGCTCGATGCTTTTTATAAAGTGGCGCGGCATGAATTTGTGCCCGATGATGTTAAAGACAGCGCATATGCAGATTCGCCGCTGCCTATAGGCAATGACCAAACTATATCGCAGCCTTACATGGTAGCGCTTATGACAAGCTGCCTTGACCTTGCAGGGGACGAGAAAATCCTGGAAATCGGGACAGGTTCAGGGTATCAAGCGGCTATACTTTCCCAGCTGGCCAAAGAAGTTTTTACGGTTGAGCGTATTGGTGTATTAGCTGAGCGGGCAACACAGGTATTTAAAAAACTCAACATTGATAATATTAAAGTAAAGATCGATGACGGGACTTTAGGGTGGCCTGAGAATGCTCCCTTTGACAGGATAATAATCACTGCGGCCGCGCCACGGGTTCCGCTGCCTTTAGGTGAACAACTTAAAGAAGGCGGAAGGCTCATTATTCCCATTGGGGATAATTTCAGGCAAACCCTAATTTCTTTTGAGAAAATTTACGGAGCGCTTAAGTCCACCGAAGTTTGCGCTTGCGTATTTGTCCCCCTGGTAGGTAAATACGGGATGATTAAGGAAGATCGTTTCTCCTGCTAA
- a CDS encoding diphthine--ammonia ligase, translating into MKVACSWSSGKDSCLSLFKAQQQGYKVDYLFNFISEEYRRVTFHGAKAELVKLQADSLGVELVQKTTNERNYEEVFRNTLSELKSYGVGQIIRGDIYLQDLKDWVQNMCQAQDLGVISPIWHQDTKSVLNELVDFGFKAIVTSAQAKKLQKDWIGRVIDKQFIADIEKISDVDICGEMGEFHSFVFDGPNFKNRIEITKTDKLFIKEYWFLDIQEYKIIEKEQRV; encoded by the coding sequence ATGAAGGTTGCTTGCTCATGGAGCAGCGGCAAAGATAGCTGCCTGTCATTATTTAAGGCGCAACAGCAGGGATATAAAGTCGATTATTTATTCAACTTTATATCGGAAGAGTACAGGCGGGTCACTTTTCATGGCGCAAAAGCTGAGCTCGTTAAACTCCAGGCTGATTCTTTGGGTGTTGAATTAGTTCAGAAGACAACAAACGAGCGTAATTATGAAGAGGTATTTAGAAATACTCTTTCGGAACTCAAGTCTTATGGCGTCGGACAAATCATCAGGGGAGACATATACCTGCAGGATTTAAAAGACTGGGTGCAAAACATGTGCCAGGCCCAGGACTTAGGCGTAATATCTCCCATATGGCACCAGGATACAAAAAGCGTGCTTAATGAGCTGGTTGATTTTGGTTTTAAGGCCATTGTTACCAGCGCGCAGGCAAAAAAACTGCAAAAGGATTGGATCGGCCGGGTCATTGACAAGCAGTTTATTGCAGACATAGAAAAAATTTCCGATGTGGATATATGCGGGGAAATGGGTGAATTTCACTCTTTTGTATTTGACGGCCCAAATTTTAAAAACCGCATTGAAATAACAAAAACAGACAAATTGTTCATTAAAGAATACTGGTTCTTGGACATCCAGGAATACAAGATTATAGAAAAGGAGCAAAGAGTATGA
- a CDS encoding cob(I)yrinic acid a,c-diamide adenosyltransferase yields MIQVYTGNGKGKTTAALGLALRASGAGKKVYFCQFLKGRACSEIKALKKHKNIKVEQFGSRCFVCRQPSQKDIDFTKKGIDAVKKAVNKKCYDVIILDEINVAINLGLIRITDVLSCINNVPKDCEIILTGRYAHPKIIKAADLVSEIREVKHYYSKGKKARRGIEY; encoded by the coding sequence ATGATACAAGTATATACCGGAAATGGAAAAGGAAAAACTACGGCAGCGCTCGGGCTTGCGTTACGTGCCAGCGGAGCAGGGAAAAAAGTTTACTTCTGTCAATTTCTTAAAGGCAGGGCCTGCAGCGAGATTAAAGCGTTAAAGAAACACAAAAATATCAAGGTTGAGCAATTCGGCAGCAGATGTTTTGTGTGCAGGCAGCCATCGCAGAAAGATATAGATTTTACAAAAAAGGGGATTGACGCCGTAAAAAAGGCTGTAAATAAAAAGTGCTACGATGTGATCATACTGGATGAAATTAACGTCGCCATAAACCTGGGGCTAATCCGCATTACCGATGTATTAAGCTGTATTAACAACGTGCCCAAAGATTGCGAAATCATCCTTACCGGCCGCTATGCGCATCCCAAAATAATAAAAGCCGCTGACTTAGTAAGCGAAATCCGCGAAGTAAAACACTACTACAGCAAAGGCAAGAAAGCAAGAAGAGGCATCGAATACTGA
- a CDS encoding DUF1844 domain-containing protein yields the protein MDDSNKNVDESWKEKASQEKEELKNKENFKLPEPDFKFFVTTLGIQASIALGLIDNPSTSKKEVDLNQAKFIIDTLSMLKDKTKGNLNEEETNLIENVVYELKINYASQAQGENK from the coding sequence ATGGACGATTCAAATAAGAATGTAGATGAGAGCTGGAAAGAAAAAGCCAGCCAGGAGAAAGAAGAGCTGAAAAATAAAGAAAATTTTAAGCTGCCTGAACCTGACTTTAAATTCTTCGTAACCACTTTAGGTATACAGGCATCTATCGCCCTGGGCCTTATAGATAACCCTTCTACCTCAAAGAAGGAAGTTGACTTAAATCAGGCTAAATTTATAATTGATACTCTTAGCATGCTAAAAGATAAGACAAAAGGCAATCTTAATGAGGAGGAAACTAATCTCATCGAAAACGTTGTTTATGAGCTAAAGATCAACTACGCTTCCCAGGCACAGGGAGAAAATAAATGA
- a CDS encoding ABC transporter ATP-binding protein, translated as MIELKGITAGYLKNDVLHDISLKIEDGQFTGIIGPNGSGKSTLLRVISRYIQPSAGKITYKEKDLLSFNPHELSCEFAFVPQSIDINFSFTVMDIAMLGRIPFLKRTQWESKADYEIAAKALELTGTYKLKDRFIHELSAGEKQMVIIAKALTQKPKVLLLDEPTSHLDIGHQVQMLNLLKQLNKNEKITVVIVLHDLNLASEYCDKIVMLHEGMVSKIGQPEEVLTYQNIENVYKTLVIVNKNPISGKPHVLLVAKNKY; from the coding sequence ATGATTGAATTAAAAGGTATTACTGCCGGTTATCTCAAAAACGATGTCCTGCATGATATTTCTCTTAAGATAGAAGACGGCCAATTCACCGGCATTATCGGCCCAAACGGCTCTGGTAAATCCACTTTGCTCAGGGTAATAAGCAGATACATACAGCCCTCAGCGGGGAAAATCACTTATAAGGAGAAAGATCTTTTAAGCTTTAACCCCCACGAGTTAAGCTGTGAATTTGCTTTTGTGCCGCAAAGTATAGATATCAATTTCTCGTTTACCGTAATGGATATAGCCATGCTTGGCAGGATACCTTTTCTAAAACGCACACAATGGGAATCAAAGGCTGATTACGAGATCGCCGCTAAGGCGCTTGAGCTTACCGGAACCTATAAACTTAAAGATAGGTTTATCCATGAATTAAGCGCCGGTGAAAAACAAATGGTCATTATTGCCAAAGCGCTTACCCAAAAGCCAAAAGTTTTACTCCTGGACGAACCAACATCCCATCTTGATATAGGCCATCAGGTCCAGATGCTCAATCTGCTTAAACAGCTTAATAAAAATGAAAAGATAACAGTTGTTATAGTCTTGCATGACTTAAACCTTGCTAGTGAGTATTGCGATAAAATTGTCATGCTGCATGAAGGGATGGTCTCAAAGATCGGCCAGCCCGAAGAGGTATTGACTTATCAAAACATTGAGAATGTTTATAAGACTCTGGTTATCGTAAACAAAAACCCCATATCGGGAAAACCGCATGTACTGCTGGTTGCAAAAAATAAATATTGA